The following coding sequences lie in one Haematobia irritans isolate KBUSLIRL chromosome 3, ASM5000362v1, whole genome shotgun sequence genomic window:
- the LOC142229641 gene encoding uncharacterized protein LOC142229641 has protein sequence MKFTLVMACALLGFAAADVSHLGGSYNYPKQDSGYNYNEPAQQDGYHYDAPAPQNTYLPPAQPQQTYLPPAQPQQTYLPPSPPKQSYLPPSQPRQTYLPPAQPQQTYLPPAQPQQTYLPPAQPQQTYLPPAQPQQTYLPPAQPQQTYLPPAQPEQTYLPPVQPQQTYLPPAQPQQSYLPPAQPHNSYLPPTENAGQDGGYRYRFVKRYRFRSL, from the exons ATG aaattcaCTTTGGTGATGGCTTGTGCCCTTTTGGGTTTTGCTGCAGCTGATGTCTCTCATTTGGGTGGTTCCTATAATTATCCCAAACAGGATTCTGGATACAATTACAATGAACCAGCTCAACAAGATGGATATCATTATGATGCCCCAGCACCTCAAAACACTTACTTGCCTCCAGCTCAACCTCAGCAAACCTATTTGCCTCCTGCCCAACCTCAACAAACCTACTTGCCACCCAGTCCACCAAAACAGAGCTACTTGCCCCCTAGCCAACCTAGGCAAACTTACTTGCCTCCTGCTCAACCTCAACAAACCTACTTGCCTCCTGCTCAACCTCAACAAACCTACTTGCCCCCTGCTCAACCCCAACAAACCTACTTGCCCCCTGCTCAACCTCAACAAACCTACTTGCCCCCTGCTCAACCTCAACAAACTTACTTGCCCCCTGCTCAACCAGAACAAACTTACTTGCCCCCTGTTCAACCCCAACAAACCTACTTGCCCCCTGCCCAACCTCAACAAAGCTACTTGCCCCCTGCTCAACCCCACAATTCATACCTACCCCCTACTGAAAATGCTGGACAAGATGGTGGTTATCGTTATCGTTTTGTTAAACGTTATCGATTCAGATCTTTGTAA